One window of Bos indicus isolate NIAB-ARS_2022 breed Sahiwal x Tharparkar chromosome 20, NIAB-ARS_B.indTharparkar_mat_pri_1.0, whole genome shotgun sequence genomic DNA carries:
- the KGD4 gene encoding alpha-ketoglutarate dehydrogenase component 4, with the protein MMGSKMASASRVVQVVKPHTPLIRFPDRRDNPKPNVSEVLRSAGLPSHTSSISQHSKGSKSPDWLMHQGPPDTAEMIKTLPQKYRRKLVSQEEIEFIQRGGPE; encoded by the exons ATGATGGGCAGCAAGATGGCGTCTGCCAGCAGGGTCGTTCAG gtaGTCAAGCCACATACTCCATTAATAAGGTTCCCTGACAGAAGAGACAATCCTAAACCAAATG tatcaGAAGTTCTACGATCAGCAGGACTACCATCTCATACTTCTTCAATTTCACAGCATTCTAAGGGAAGTAAATCACCAGACTGGCTGATGCATCAGGGTCCACCAGACACGGCAGAGATGATAAAAACTTTACCTCAGAAATACAGAAGGAAACTTGTGTCTCAAGAAGAAATTGAATTTATCCAA cgTGGAGGTCCAGAATAA
- the CENPH gene encoding centromere protein H, translating to METQSEEQAVTKPADSGGEGGPSQVAGAQAARPEDRMTLLLRLRAQTKQQLLEYKSMVDANEEKTPEQIMQEKQIEAKIEELENEVEEAKTAFEMKKLALDRMQLSTALKKHLEKVDIKTSVLMDNMKQILNLNKLIMKSQQETWDLEEKLLDVRKKRLQLKQASERKLLEIQTEKNKQKDDLDSMENSDKIKAIQQNLETEIQITTVIQHVFQNLILGSKVNWAEDPALKETVLQLEKNLTMI from the exons ATGGAGACGCAGTCCGAGGAGCAAGCCGTCACCAAGCCTGCGGACTCCGGAGGGGAAGGCGGGCCGTCGCAGGTCGCCGGCGCCCAGGCGGCGCGTCCGGAGGACCGCATGACCCTGCTGCTCAG GCTAAGAGCACAGACCAAACAACAACTCTTGGAATATAAGTCAATGGTTGATGCAA atGAAGAAAAGACTCCAGAACAAATCATGCAGGAAAAGCAAATTGAAGC TAAAATTGAAGAACTAGAAAATGAAGTTGAAGAGGCAAAAActgcttttgaaatgaaaaagctTGCATTAGACAG gATGCAACTTTCAACTGCACTTaaaaaacacctggagaaggTTGACATTAAGACTAg tgTGCTCATGGATAACATGAAACAAATACTAAATCTGAATAAACTAATAATGAAATCACAGCAG GAAACTTGGGATTTGGAGGAAAAATTGCTTGATGTTAGAAAGAAGAGATTGC AATTAAAACAAGCTTCAGAAAGAAAGCTTTTAGAAATACAGACtgaaaagaacaaacagaaagatGATTTGGATAGTATGGAAAATTCAGACAAAATAAAGGCCATACAACAAAACCTGGAGACAGAGATACAGATTACTACAGTTATTCAACATGTGTTCCAG aaccTCATTTTGGGGAGTAAAGTCAACTGGGCAGAGGATCCTGCCCTCAAGGAAACTGTTCTGCAGCTTGAGAAGAATCTCACAATGATCTAA